The genomic segment GAGCCACCCCTGGTTCGCCTGAAGCTTTATCACTATCTCAATCATAAACACCGCGAGCTGCTTCCTAAAATCACGGCTCAGCTCCAGAAGATGCAGGCAGAAGGCCGCATCGAGGCAATTCGTCAGCGGTTACTACGACACTCTTTTAACTGAGACGGCCGGTTTCTCAGCTCTGCTTGCCTCATGGGTTGTCCGGATGGTCATCCTTGACCAAGCTTAAAGTGGGTGTCAGTACAATCTGGGGTAGATCTAGATGCTGCATCGACTTTTGCTGGGTAGCTTGCTGTTCGTGTTCTCTATGGCTGCTTTGGGCCTTGATAGACTGGTGCTCGGCTCACCCGTCTCCTCTCTTTCCAAAGCCTCTGCGAATGTGCTGGTGGAGGCCTACTCTCGTTTAGGGATCCAGCTCCAGATCAAACAGCTTCCTGCGGAAAGATCTCTGGCTCTCTCAAACCAGGGAGCTCTTGATGGTGAGGTTAACCGGATCAAGGGGTTGGAGCAGCGTTATCCGAATCTTGTGAGGGTACCGGTCGTCGTCAATCATTTTGAAGCCGTGGTGGTTGCCCAGGATCCGGCCCTTGAAGTCAGCGGATTACAGAGCCTTAAAAACTATCGCATCGGGATCCGTAACGGGATTAAATACGCAGAAGATCTGACCCGGGGCATGAATGTAAAACGGGCCATGAGTAATCAGCAGCTCTTTAGTAACCTGGCACTTGGCAAAGTGGACCTGATTATTGTGACCCGTTCGGATGCTTCTGATTATCTTGCGACTCATCCTCAGAGCCCGGTGAAAATAATCGGACCACCATTGCTGACGAAGAAACTCTACCACTACCTCAACCGTAAACACCGCGAGCTGCTTCCTCAAATCACCAAACAGCTCCAGAAGATGCAGGAACAAGGAAGCATCGAGGCGATTCGTCGGCAGGCGTTACAAAAACCTTTTAATTGATCTTATTTATCTAGCTTCACAAGTGGCAAACAGGGTCTTTCGATTGATTTATCTATCTCCTCAGCCAAGCTTAAAGAGGGCTCTCAGATCTGGCTTGGATAGATGTATACAATATTTCAACTCTTACTTGGGACATTACTATCTGTATCAGCCCTGTGCGCCTGGGGGCTGGATAGAATCGTACTGGGCTCTACAGCTTCCCCAATCGCCAATGCTTCATCTAAAGTGCTCAAAGAGGCTTATTCCAGGCTGGGGATCCAGATCCAGATTAAAGAGCTTCCTGCCGAGCGCTCTTTGATCTTTTCCAATCAGGGGTTGATAGACGGTGAGGTTAACCGAATCAAGGGATTGGAGATGCGTTATCCCAACCTGGTGAGAGTACCGGTTGCAATTAATCATTTTGAGGCTGTGCTGGTTGCCCAGGATCCGGCGCCGAAAGTCTCCGGGTTACAGAGCCTTAAAAACTACCGTATCGGGATCCGTAACGGCATCAAATACGCAGAGGATCTGACCCGGGGGATGAATGTGAAGCGGAGCGTGAGCAATATGCAACTTTTCAATATTCTGGAGCTTAGGCAGGTCGATCTGATTATCATTGGTCGCTCAGCGGTCCAGAAATATCTCAGGGCTCATCCTCATAGCCAGATGAAAGTCATAGAACCTCCACTACTCAGCCAACAGCTGTATCACTATCTGAATCGTAAGCACGAAGATCTCCTGGAGGCGATCACAGCCGAGCTTCGGAGAATGAGGCAGGGAGAAGAGATTGCCCGGATCAGGGAGGCAACTCTGGGGCCACAACCGAGCGGCAGCTCAGGTTGACTCAGTTTTCAATTTATCCGTGCAAGCTGCTATTCTGCCAACATTCAGGATATCGTGAGTCTTTATGAGTATTATTTTGGGAATCGATCCGGGGTCGCGGATCACCGGTTATGGGGTGATCCGCAGCCAGGGCGGCAAGATCCATTACCTTGGTAGCGGTTGCATTCGCACCAGTGCCGAAGCCTTCAGCGGCCGGCTTAAGCAGATCCACGATGGGGTGAGCGAGGTGATTGCCCAGTTTTCTCCCGATGAGTTTGCGATTGAGGAAGTGTTTGTCGCCAAAAACCCCATGTCAGCGCTCAAGTTGGGTCAGGCCCGGGGAGCGGCCATTGTGGCGGCGATGAATGCCGAGCTGGAGGTGGCTGAATATACAGCACGCCAGGTTAAGCAGGCGGTGGTAGGAACTGGAGCGGCGCAAAAGAGCCAGGTTCAGCATATGGTCTGTCAGCTGCTGCAGCTTGGAGCCTCTCCTCAGGCGGATGCGGCGGATGCCCTAGCGATCGCCCTGTGTCATCAGCATACCCGCAGCTCGCTTATTCAGATGGCCCAGACCGGCGGGCGCATGGTTCGGGGGCGCTTGCGCCGTTAGCCTAACCATTACTGGATAAATATCCAGTTCTTATTTATTCTATGGCATAACAAAATCAATTCAGGGTGCACACAGTGATAGGTAGTCTCAAGGGGATCATTGAACATAAGCAGCCACCTGGTCTGCTGCTCGACGTTAACGGTGTTGGTTATGAGGTGCAGCTACCCATGAGTAGCTTTTTCCGCCTGCCGGAGTGTGGGCAGTCGATCCGCCTCTACACCCACCTGGTGGTGCGTGACGATGCGCATCTGCTGTTTGGTTTCACCCATGAGGTTGAGCGTACCCTGTTTCGCGAGTTGATCAAGGCGAACGGGGTCGGTCCTAAACTGGCACAGACGATACTCTCAGGCATGAGCGCAGAGGAGCTGGTTGGTAGTGTTGAGCGTGAAGATATCAGTGCACTGATTAAATTACCGGGAGTTGGGCGTAAAACTGCGGAGCGTCTGGTGGTTGAGCTTAAAGATCGATTAGCGGGTTGGGCCAACAGTGTCGGTCTTGAGCGGGATCATCAGGATCTGCTCAGTGAGAGCGCTCCAGCGCCAGCACCATCCTTTAACCGGATCAAGCAAGAGGCGATAGAGGCCCTTGAAGCCCTGGGGTATGCGAATAAGCAGGCGCAAAAGGTGGTCAAGCAAGTTGCCACCGAGGCGATGAGTGTTGAGTTGGTGATCCGTGAATCCCTGCGTTCTATGATGTGAGGTTGTGATGATTGAAGCTGATCGGCTGGTAAGTGCAACGAATACCACGGTTCAGGAGGAGCAGAGCGATCGTGCGATGCGCCCGAAATGGCTGCGAGATTATATCGGTCAGGAGTCGGTGCGCTCACAGATGGAGATCTTCATTCAGGCCGCCAAGCGACGGGGCGATGCCCTGGATCACCTGCTTATTTTTGGCCCTCCGGGGCTTGGCAAGACCACTCTTGCTCACATTGTGGCCAACGAGATGGGGGTGAACCTCAAGATGACCTCGGGGCCCGTGTTGGAGAAGGCCGGCGATCTGGCGGCTCTTCTGACTAATCTTGAGGAGGGTGATGTCCTGTTTATCGATGAGATCCATCGCCTGAGTCCGGTCGTTGAGGAGGTACTCTATCCGGCGATGGAGGATTATCAGCTGGATATCATGATAGGCGAGGGGCCCGCGGCTCGCTCTATTAAACTGGAGTTACCCCCCTTTACCCTGATTGGGGCAACCACCCGGGCCGGCTCTCTGACTTCTCCGCTGCGCGATCGCTTCGGAATTGTGCAGCGTCTGGAGTTCTATAACAGCCAGGATTTAGCCGAGATTGTGCATCGAAGTGCACTGAAACTAACGCTGGAGATTGATGATCAGGGCGCTTTTGAGATCGCCAAGCGCTCGCGCGGGACACCGCGCATCGCCAATCGCCTACTGCGCAGGGTGCGGGATTATGCCGAGGTACGTGCCGATGGCAATATTAGTTCCCATGTCGCGGATTCGGCACTGGGCATGGTGGATGTGGATAGCCAGGGGTTTGATTATATGGACCGAAAACTCCTGAAAACCATAGTAGAGATCTTCATGGGAGGCCCGGTGGGAGTAGAGAACCTGGCAGCAGCCATCGGTGAAGAGAAAGACACCATCGAAGATGTTCTGGAGCCCTTTTTGATCCAAAGAGGCTTCATTCAGCGAACTCCGCGCGGACGGATTGCCACGGCGCGAGCCTATCAACACTTTGGTTTGGATAAACCGGAGTAACTCTCCATTCTATAAGCCCGGCCTATAGCCGGGTTTATTTTTCTGCTGTCAGGAATTATGTGCCTTCGGCACAATTGTCCGGCCGCGGACTACGGTTATTTCTCCTTCGTTACTCTTTCTAGAAAGAGTAACCAGAAAGTCGCTACGCGTACGATGTTCCCGACATCGAGCTTCGCGGCTCGGCGTCCTGCCTCGAAATAATCAAACACCAAAAAGGATAGAAATGACCTTAGAAGCTAAATCGGAGAGAGGGAGTTTAATCCCCCGTGACGAGCGCCGAGGCGAGCCGTAGAGGGGGCAGGTCGAATCACATGGATGTGATGAGAGCTTAGCCGTGACAAGGATGTTGCGTCTAAGCGGTGCCTTAACCCTTAGGCGAACCTAGGGTTAAGTAAGATCCGGGGCGCCCCGGGAGATGTAAGAGGGTGCGGGCGAGCGCACCTTCTTGCCTGCCGCCGGTCAGCACCGGCATATGCAGCGCAGCTGCAAACCTGCCATCTGCAGGATAAAGGTCGACCTGGTTTGACCTGCGGTCAGCTCTTTTGTGCCTTTGGCACGATTGTTCGGCTGCGGAGCACGGGAGTTTATCTTTCGTTACTCTTTCTAGAAAGAGTAACCAGAAAGTCGCTACGCGTACGATGTTCCCGACATCGAGCTTCGCGGCTCGGCATCCTGCCTCGAAATAATCAAACACCAAAAAGAATATAAACGACCTTAGAAGCTAAATCGGAGAGAGGGAGTTTAATCCCCCGTAAGCGAGCGCCGAGGTGAGCCTTAGTGGATTGGAGTTGAGCAACAGGAATTTGCGAAAGCGTAGCCAGGCCATGGAAGGTCTGTCTACGCGATGCTTCGATCAGCAGGTGAACCGAGGGTTAAGCGAGATCCGGGGCGCCAGGGGATTGCAAAGGGGAAAGGCGTTTTGCCCCTTTGCTCGTAGTCGGGCGCCCCCGACATTTCTGTGGCGATAGCCACAAATAGCTATCCGCAGGGTACAGTGGCAAATAGTCATCTGCTGGGTATGTAAAGCCGGGCTCACCTCAAATATAGATAAGAAAAACTAATGAATATCTCACCGTGTTATTCACGCGATACACAGGAGAATAAATATTGTCGCTCACCGATTGTGAATCTGGATCTCTGCCAGCCCGGATGTGATCAAAGCTGACACAGGTTACATCTGATTAAAGAATGAACTGAATGGTTGCTAGCCTGAGTCTTAGTTGTTTAATAACCGCAATAAAAATGGGTTAATTGTGTTATTTGTAGTGTGCAACATTGATCTCGAACAATTTTTGGTGATATAAAACAGGCACTTTTGGCACTGAAGTTTGCGTCAGTTTTGTTAATGAATTGTGATGGGGTGTCGTATGATACTCTATTTATCTGCTCAAGCTCAAACCAGCTAATGCCAGTGTCAGAGGAGTAGCCCTTTTTTGCTAGCGGTACACTGCGCCTGTAGTGTGCAAATGGGTTTGCAAGCCAATCCCCTCTTATCTTACGAGATGCGAGGTGATTGGCGTTTGTGTTGATGGATGCAGCCGTATAAAAAGTCTCGGTGAGGAAAAAACATGATTCTTGAGCATGTGGTCGATCTATCGCGGTTTCAGTTTGCCGCGGTGGCTCTGTTTCACTTTCTGTTTGTTCCCCTGACCCTGGGTATGAGTTTTATGCTGGTGATTATGGAGTCAATCTATGTATTGACCAATAATCCCATCTATAAAGACATGACCAAGTTTTGGGGAAAACTGTTTGGTATTAATTTCGCGATGGGAGTCGCGACCGGCCTGACCATGGAATTCCAGTTCGGTATGAACTGGGCTTACTATTCTCACTATGTGGGAGATATCTTCGGCGCGCCACTGGCGATCGAAGGATTGATGGCCTTCTTCCTTGAATCTACCTTCGTCGGTATGTTCTTCTTTGGTTGGGATCGTATGAGTAAGCGGGAGCACCTGGTGTGTACCTGGCTGACTGCGATCGGTACTAACCTCTCCGCACTGTGGATCCTGGTGGCAAACGGCTGGATGCAAAATCCGGTTGGAACAACCTTTGACTGGCAGACCATGAGCATGAAAATGGTGAGCTTCACCGAAGTTCTGCTCAATCCGGTTGCACAGGTGAAATTTGTTCACACTGTGGCGGCTGGCTACTGTGTCGGTGCAATGTTTGTACTGGGGATCTCTTCTTACTACTTGCTGAAAAAGCGCGATGTTGCCTTTGCCAAGCGCTCGTTCGCGGTTGCGGCAGCCTTTGGTATGGTCTCTGTTATCTCAGTGATGATGCTGGGTGATGAGTCCGGTTACACCCTGGGTGATGTTCAGAAGACCAAGCTTGCTTCTATCGAAGCCGAGTGGCACACCGAGCCTGCTCCTGCCGACTTCACTGTCCTGGCACTGCCAAGCCAGCAGAAGATGGAGAATGAGTACGCCATTCGGGTTCCCTATCTTCTGGGGATCATCGCAACCCGCTCTTTGGATAAGCAGGTGACGGGCCTGACCGAGCTGATGGATAACCATGAGCAGCGGATCCGCACCGGTATTACCGCCTATGAGCTGCTGATGAAGCTGCGTGCCGGTGATAAGAGCCCTCAGACTCTGGCTGAGTTCAACCGGGTTAAGGATGATCTGGGCTATGGCCTTCTGCTCAAGAAGTATACCGACAAGGTAACCGATGCCACTGATGCGGATATCAAGGCGGCAGCCAAGGATACCATCCCGGAAGTGTGGCCTATGTTCTGGAGTTTCCGGATCATGGTTGGCTGCGGCATCCTGATGTTTATCCTGTTTGCGGTAGCCTTCTACGATACTCTGCGTCGCCGGATTGGCGAGCGTCCATGGCTGCTTAAGGCCTGCCTGTGGGCGATCCCTATCCCCTGGATTGCGGCAGAATGTGGCTGGTTTGTTGCTGAATATGGTCGACAGCCCTGGACGGTCTCAGGTGTACTACCGACCTACTTCTCTGCGTCGAACCTGGAAGCCGGACAGATCTGGTTCTCCTTGTTCACCATAGGTGGCGTATATACCGTTCTGTTTATCGTCGAGATGTATCTGATGTTCAAGTTTGCACGCCGCGGCCCAAGCAGCATGCATACCGGTAAATATCACTTCGAGCAGAAGACGGCGTAAGGGAGGCCAGACGAATGATTGATTATGAAATTCTGCGGGTGATCTGGTGGTTGCTGATCGGCGTGTTATTGGTTGGCTTTGCAGTGATGGACGGCTTCGATATGGGAGTCGGGGTGTTGCTGCCATTTGTTGGCAAAAATGACACCGAGCGTCGCACCGCGATTAATGCGGTTGCGCCTCACTGGGATGGTAACCAGGTGTGGTTGATCACCGCTGGTGGTGCCCTGTTTGCCGCCTGGCCTATTGTCTATGCGACCTCGTTTTCCGGCTTTTATGTGGCCATGGTGCTGACGCTGGTGGGTCTTTACCTGCGTCCAGTTGCCTTTGATTACCGCTCTAAGCTTGAAGATCCGCGCTGGCGTCGGACCTGGGACTGGCTGCTGTGTGTCGGAAGTCTGATCCCACCTGTGATCTGCGGTGTTGCCTTCGGTAACCTGCTGCAGGGGGTTCCGTTCCACTTCACCGAGTTTATGCGTCCTATCTACACAGGGAGCTTCTTTGGGCTGCTCAACCCGTTTGCGCTGCTGGCGGGCCTGGTGAGTCTGTTTATGATCCTCACCCAGGGTGCAACCTATATGATGATGAAGACCGAAGCGGAAGTGATGGTACGTGCCCGTCATGCCGCTTCGATCTGTGCCCTGGTGACCCTGGTGCTGTTCGTATTGGCCGGGTTCTGGGTTGCTTACGGTATTGATGGTTATGTGATTACCAGTGCAATCAACACGGAAGCACCAACCGATCCAACCCTGAAGACAGCGATTGTTGAGACCGGCGCCTGGATGCGTAACTACGGCATTCACCCCTGGATGATGATCGCACCGATTCTGGGTGTGGTGATGGCACTGCTGACCGCTATTCTGGCTAAAGCAGGACGCTCAGTGCTGGCCTTTATCACCAGCTCCCTGACTATTGCCGGGGTGATCTTCACCGCTGGTTTTGCGATGTTCCCGTTCGTGATGCCCTCTATTACAGATCCATCACAGAGCCTGACCCTGTGGGATGCGACATCCTCACAGAAGACTTTGATGATCATGCTGGTGGTAGCGATCATCTTTGTTCCTATCATCCTGTTCTATACCTCCTGGACTCACAAGAAGATGTTTGGTCGAGTCACCAAGGAGCGTATTGAGAACAACAAGCACTCAATGTACTAAGGGAGGATTGATCCATGTGGTACATCACCTGGTTTATTGGCATAGTGATGGCAGTGTTGTTCTGTACCGTCATCGCGGTCTCTCTGGAACAGCACGAGTCTGACAAGGATGGCCAAGAGTAATCCTGCAGCCGAGCAGCTGCTACGCATCCACTCCATGCTACGCCGCCCGGCGTGGCGCTGGGGGCTGCTGGTGGTAGCTGTGGTGGTGGCGATTGCCGTATTACAGTCCCCGGATCGGGTGGCGGCGAATACCAGTGACTTTAGTCACTGGGCGGCCCTGCTCATTATCTGGGGGGTGTGTTGCGGTGTAATCAACGGTCTTGGATTTCGTTTTCGCAAGATCTGGTGGGCGGTTATTTTTTCACCCCTACTGGGCTGGTTGTTGCTGATCTTCGGCTTCATCGCCACTCACGGTTACTACTTCAGTTAGTAAAACGGGTCAGCGGCTGTCGTCTGCTGCTGACCCGCCTTTCTTTTATTTCCCCGGGTACGCTATATTAGGCCAACGATTTTTTTCGATGGACGAACCTATGATGCAGGCTGTCAGGCATCAGTGCCAATTTCGAGTCTATTATGCCCATACCGATGCCGGTGGATGGGTTTACCACGCAAACTACCTGAACTTCTTAGAGCAAGCTCGTACAGATTTTTTACGCGATCAGGGCATTACACAAGCTGACATTATAAGGAATAATGACCTTGTTTTTGCGGTGCGGCGTTGTGAACTTGATTATCTTGGTAGTGCCTATCTGGACGAGT from the Dongshaea marina genome contains:
- a CDS encoding cytochrome bd oxidase small subunit, CydX/CbdX family, translating into MWYITWFIGIVMAVLFCTVIAVSLEQHESDKDGQE
- the ruvC gene encoding crossover junction endodeoxyribonuclease RuvC, whose translation is MSIILGIDPGSRITGYGVIRSQGGKIHYLGSGCIRTSAEAFSGRLKQIHDGVSEVIAQFSPDEFAIEEVFVAKNPMSALKLGQARGAAIVAAMNAELEVAEYTARQVKQAVVGTGAAQKSQVQHMVCQLLQLGASPQADAADALAIALCHQHTRSSLIQMAQTGGRMVRGRLRR
- a CDS encoding substrate-binding periplasmic protein; translated protein: MYTIFQLLLGTLLSVSALCAWGLDRIVLGSTASPIANASSKVLKEAYSRLGIQIQIKELPAERSLIFSNQGLIDGEVNRIKGLEMRYPNLVRVPVAINHFEAVLVAQDPAPKVSGLQSLKNYRIGIRNGIKYAEDLTRGMNVKRSVSNMQLFNILELRQVDLIIIGRSAVQKYLRAHPHSQMKVIEPPLLSQQLYHYLNRKHEDLLEAITAELRRMRQGEEIARIREATLGPQPSGSSG
- a CDS encoding cyd operon YbgE family protein → MAKSNPAAEQLLRIHSMLRRPAWRWGLLVVAVVVAIAVLQSPDRVAANTSDFSHWAALLIIWGVCCGVINGLGFRFRKIWWAVIFSPLLGWLLLIFGFIATHGYYFS
- the ybgC gene encoding tol-pal system-associated acyl-CoA thioesterase, with protein sequence MMQAVRHQCQFRVYYAHTDAGGWVYHANYLNFLEQARTDFLRDQGITQADIIRNNDLVFAVRRCELDYLGSAYLDELITVSSEVIELKRASVVFKQQIHNEQGSLLCEALIRLACVNIKTGKPAAFPKEIKEVLEGAN
- the ruvA gene encoding Holliday junction branch migration protein RuvA — translated: MIGSLKGIIEHKQPPGLLLDVNGVGYEVQLPMSSFFRLPECGQSIRLYTHLVVRDDAHLLFGFTHEVERTLFRELIKANGVGPKLAQTILSGMSAEELVGSVEREDISALIKLPGVGRKTAERLVVELKDRLAGWANSVGLERDHQDLLSESAPAPAPSFNRIKQEAIEALEALGYANKQAQKVVKQVATEAMSVELVIRESLRSMM
- a CDS encoding substrate-binding periplasmic protein produces the protein MLHRLLLGSLLFVFSMAALGLDRLVLGSPVSSLSKASANVLVEAYSRLGIQLQIKQLPAERSLALSNQGALDGEVNRIKGLEQRYPNLVRVPVVVNHFEAVVVAQDPALEVSGLQSLKNYRIGIRNGIKYAEDLTRGMNVKRAMSNQQLFSNLALGKVDLIIVTRSDASDYLATHPQSPVKIIGPPLLTKKLYHYLNRKHRELLPQITKQLQKMQEQGSIEAIRRQALQKPFN
- the cydB gene encoding cytochrome d ubiquinol oxidase subunit II, whose product is MIDYEILRVIWWLLIGVLLVGFAVMDGFDMGVGVLLPFVGKNDTERRTAINAVAPHWDGNQVWLITAGGALFAAWPIVYATSFSGFYVAMVLTLVGLYLRPVAFDYRSKLEDPRWRRTWDWLLCVGSLIPPVICGVAFGNLLQGVPFHFTEFMRPIYTGSFFGLLNPFALLAGLVSLFMILTQGATYMMMKTEAEVMVRARHAASICALVTLVLFVLAGFWVAYGIDGYVITSAINTEAPTDPTLKTAIVETGAWMRNYGIHPWMMIAPILGVVMALLTAILAKAGRSVLAFITSSLTIAGVIFTAGFAMFPFVMPSITDPSQSLTLWDATSSQKTLMIMLVVAIIFVPIILFYTSWTHKKMFGRVTKERIENNKHSMY
- a CDS encoding cytochrome ubiquinol oxidase subunit I gives rise to the protein MILEHVVDLSRFQFAAVALFHFLFVPLTLGMSFMLVIMESIYVLTNNPIYKDMTKFWGKLFGINFAMGVATGLTMEFQFGMNWAYYSHYVGDIFGAPLAIEGLMAFFLESTFVGMFFFGWDRMSKREHLVCTWLTAIGTNLSALWILVANGWMQNPVGTTFDWQTMSMKMVSFTEVLLNPVAQVKFVHTVAAGYCVGAMFVLGISSYYLLKKRDVAFAKRSFAVAAAFGMVSVISVMMLGDESGYTLGDVQKTKLASIEAEWHTEPAPADFTVLALPSQQKMENEYAIRVPYLLGIIATRSLDKQVTGLTELMDNHEQRIRTGITAYELLMKLRAGDKSPQTLAEFNRVKDDLGYGLLLKKYTDKVTDATDADIKAAAKDTIPEVWPMFWSFRIMVGCGILMFILFAVAFYDTLRRRIGERPWLLKACLWAIPIPWIAAECGWFVAEYGRQPWTVSGVLPTYFSASNLEAGQIWFSLFTIGGVYTVLFIVEMYLMFKFARRGPSSMHTGKYHFEQKTA
- the ruvB gene encoding Holliday junction branch migration DNA helicase RuvB, which gives rise to MIEADRLVSATNTTVQEEQSDRAMRPKWLRDYIGQESVRSQMEIFIQAAKRRGDALDHLLIFGPPGLGKTTLAHIVANEMGVNLKMTSGPVLEKAGDLAALLTNLEEGDVLFIDEIHRLSPVVEEVLYPAMEDYQLDIMIGEGPAARSIKLELPPFTLIGATTRAGSLTSPLRDRFGIVQRLEFYNSQDLAEIVHRSALKLTLEIDDQGAFEIAKRSRGTPRIANRLLRRVRDYAEVRADGNISSHVADSALGMVDVDSQGFDYMDRKLLKTIVEIFMGGPVGVENLAAAIGEEKDTIEDVLEPFLIQRGFIQRTPRGRIATARAYQHFGLDKPE